In the Natrinema sp. CBA1119 genome, GCGGCGGCCGACTCACCCACTGCATGCGCTACTCCGGGATGGCCGAACGGTCGCTAGACATCGCGAAGGCCTATCTCCAGGAGCGCGAGGCCTTCGGCTCGAAACTCGAGGACAAGCAGGCACTGCGTCACCGCATCGCCGACGCCGAGACGCAACTCCACGCCGCACGGACGATGGTTCGCCACGCCGCACGCGAACTCGACCGCAACGACGCCCGCATCGAGGTCGCGATGTCGAAGATGTTCGCCGCAAACGTCACCAACGAGACGATCGACCTCGCCGTGCAGTGTTGTGGCGGTAACGGGATCGGCAAGGACCTGCCGATCGCACACTTCTACGAATCCGTCCGGGAGTTCCGCATCGTCGACGGGGCCGACGAGGTCCACCGCCGCTCGATCGCCCGCTGGGCCTTCGAGGACGTCGACGAGGCCGAGATCGAGAACACCCTGCAGTTCGACGACGACCTGCGCATCGACGCGCTCGACGAATAATCGCGCAGTGAATCGCCTCGCCCGCCGAAGGGCTGCGACGCCGGCCGAGCGAGCGTCACGAGATTCCCGTGTCACTGTCACCCACATCTATTTAATCCTCGGAGGAAATTGCAGCTATATATGAGTGGAGAGTCCACATCGCGGAAAACGGAGAGTGCAGGTCTGGAGAACATCCGCGAAGCGTCGGATGCAGTCGAGAAATCCACCGCCGGAATCGCCCTCGAGAAACTGTGGGAACGGCGGCGAACCGGCGGTGCCATCATCGTGCTGGCGGTCACCAGCGTCCTGCTGTACCAGGTGGACGGCTACCTGTCGATCGATTCGCAGGTCTTCGGCGGGATTACGCTCTTCCTGTTGGGTTACTTCCTCGTGACGTTGCGGACGGACATCCGCATGGAGTGACTGCGGGCGAACGACGGCAGGTATTTTGTACCCGCTGGCGAATGATTCCGCCATGAACGGCGAGGCGGTGGGCCCGTGATCGACTGGAAGCTAGACGGATTCTTGCCGACCCAGCGACAACCGGCACCGAAAGTCGAGACCGCGAGCGACCGGGACGTGGTGCTCGCCCGCGGCGTCGCGGCGGCAATCGATCTGATCGTCTGTTACGTACTGATCGAGTTCCCGCTGATCTACGTCGCGAGCGTGATCTTCAGCGGGCCCTACGAGGCGCTGGGCGGGGCCGTCGTCCCACTCTCGCTGCTCGTTCTCCTGCCGCTCTACGCGACGTACTCGTTTACTCTCGAGTGGCGCTACGGACGGACGCCGGGGAAGGTCAACCGCGGCCTGCTGGTAGTCATGGAAGATGGAAGCCAGTGTACGCTCCGGGCCAGCGCCGTGCGAAACCTGCTTCGATACGTCGATCTACTCGGCGTCCCGCCGCTGGTGGTCGGCCTCGCGTCGGCGCTCGTGACCGGCGGTCGTCGTATCGGCGACCACGCGGCCGACACGATCGTCGTCCGCTCAACGGCACCGGCGAATCAAGAGACAGCGGTCGCTGCCGACGCGGATACGAGCGCAGCCGCCCGAGCGAGCGGCGACGAAAAGAACTGAGCCGAGTCAGGCGATCCGGACGCCGGAGTCGTCGTCGTACAGTTGGATGTACTCGTCGTCGAAGACGAGGCTATACTCCTTCCCATTGCCCACGAAGTCCGGATCGGTGACGACGACGATCTCGCCGAACTCCGTGTCGAAGAAGCTGTGGGTCGCGTCGCCCAGCGGCTCATCGAGCAGGTGCGTCGCCGGGATGCCAGCCTCGGGGTCGTCGCTGACCTTGATGTACTGCGGCCGGAGGCCGACGCGGACGTCCTCGCCGGCCCACCCCTCGAGGCCGTCGCGGGCGAGGTGGTACTCGTAACCGCTGACGTCGAGTTCGGCGGTGCCGTTGACCGAGGTGACGTTACCCTCGAAGAACTGCGTCGACGGCTGGCCGATGAACTGACTGACGAACTGCGAATTGGGCTCGTCGTAGACCTCTTTCGGCGGGGCGACCTGGGCCAGTTTGCCGTCGTTGATGACCGCAACGCGGTCGGACATGGTCATCGCCTCCTCCTGGTCGTGAGTCACGTACAGCGTCGGACAGCCGATCTCGTCGGTCACCTTCTCGATGACCGGCCGCAGTTCGGCCTTGAGCTTGGCGTCCAGGTCCGACATCGGCTCGTCGAACAGGAATATCTCCGGGTCGCGCACGAGCGATCGGCCGAGCGCGACGCGCTGTTGCTGGCCGCCCGAGAGATCAGCCGGCATCTTCTCGAGTTGGTCGGTGATCTGGAGCAACTCGGCGGCCTCTTCGACGCGGGCGATGCGTTCCTCCCGCGAGAAGCCGGTGATCTTGAGGCCGTAGGCCATGTTCTCCTGGACGCTCATGTGGGGGTAGAGCGCGATGTCCTGGAAGAGCAACGCGATATTACGCTCCTGGACCGGCTTGTCCGTCACGTCGCGGTCGCCGAACGTGATCGTCCCGCTGGTCGGCTTGTTCAGCCCCGCGACGCAGCGTAGCGTCGTGGTCTTCCCGCAGCCCGAGGGGCCGACGAGCGTCACGAATTCGCCGTCCTCGATGGTGAGGTCGACGT is a window encoding:
- a CDS encoding RDD family protein, with product MIDWKLDGFLPTQRQPAPKVETASDRDVVLARGVAAAIDLIVCYVLIEFPLIYVASVIFSGPYEALGGAVVPLSLLVLLPLYATYSFTLEWRYGRTPGKVNRGLLVVMEDGSQCTLRASAVRNLLRYVDLLGVPPLVVGLASALVTGGRRIGDHAADTIVVRSTAPANQETAVAADADTSAAARASGDEKN
- a CDS encoding ABC transporter ATP-binding protein; translated protein: MPDIEIRNLTKVYEESGNEIIAVDDVDLTIEDGEFVTLVGPSGCGKTTTLRCVAGLNKPTSGTITFGDRDVTDKPVQERNIALLFQDIALYPHMSVQENMAYGLKITGFSREERIARVEEAAELLQITDQLEKMPADLSGGQQQRVALGRSLVRDPEIFLFDEPMSDLDAKLKAELRPVIEKVTDEIGCPTLYVTHDQEEAMTMSDRVAVINDGKLAQVAPPKEVYDEPNSQFVSQFIGQPSTQFFEGNVTSVNGTAELDVSGYEYHLARDGLEGWAGEDVRVGLRPQYIKVSDDPEAGIPATHLLDEPLGDATHSFFDTEFGEIVVVTDPDFVGNGKEYSLVFDDEYIQLYDDDSGVRIA